A portion of the Pseudarthrobacter defluvii genome contains these proteins:
- a CDS encoding TetR/AcrR family transcriptional regulator — MSTAPRTARGNRTRAKLLEAAESVFASVGYHEASIVKITESAGVGLGTFYLYFDGKQAIFDEVVEDLNRRVRHAMTDAARNAPNRMEAERAGFRAFFRFTAQHPALYRIIRQAEFVSPGALRLHYTRIVNGYIEGLKTAQASGEVREMDPTVAAWALMGIGELIGMRWVLWDAEGAPPVEGARPEVPEEVFEEMMQFIERGLAPDSAAKTTPPQEGTLP; from the coding sequence ATGAGCACGGCACCGCGCACCGCCAGGGGCAACCGCACCCGGGCCAAGCTGCTTGAGGCGGCCGAGTCGGTGTTCGCCTCGGTGGGCTACCACGAGGCCTCGATTGTGAAGATCACCGAGTCCGCCGGCGTGGGTCTGGGGACGTTCTACCTGTACTTTGACGGCAAGCAGGCCATCTTCGACGAGGTGGTGGAGGACCTCAACCGCAGGGTCCGGCACGCCATGACCGACGCGGCACGGAACGCCCCCAACCGGATGGAAGCGGAACGGGCAGGATTCCGCGCCTTCTTCCGCTTCACCGCCCAGCACCCTGCGCTGTACCGGATCATCCGGCAGGCCGAGTTCGTTTCCCCGGGCGCCTTGCGGTTGCACTACACCCGCATCGTGAACGGCTACATCGAAGGGTTGAAGACGGCGCAGGCCAGCGGCGAGGTCAGGGAGATGGACCCCACGGTCGCAGCCTGGGCCCTTATGGGCATCGGTGAACTGATCGGCATGCGCTGGGTCCTGTGGGACGCGGAAGGCGCACCGCCGGTCGAGGGAGCCAGGCCCGAGGTTCCCGAAGAAGTTTTTGAAGAAATGATGCAGTTCATCGAGCGTGGCCTTGCGCCTGACTCCGCTGCTAAAACCACCCCGCCCCAGGAAG